A window of Diospyros lotus cultivar Yz01 chromosome 14, ASM1463336v1, whole genome shotgun sequence contains these coding sequences:
- the LOC127790633 gene encoding dormancy-associated protein homolog 4-like — MEFLNSLWDETLAGPAPSPEVGLAKLRKYYSFSGVGSTTPLMNITAAPDEASISRTVTILRSSLEDFRHPRVDLDSPPSSPAVPTTPTSPFSPTTPSADFERLTRRKSTPERLESEVPRTRSPTVYDWIVMSGLDC; from the exons ATGGAGTTCCTCAACAGCCTCTGGGACGAGACCCTTGCGGGGCCGGCACCGTCTCCGGAAGTGGGTCTCGCCAAGCTCCGTAAGTACTATTCTTTTTCAGGCGTCGGATCCACCACCCCGTTGATGAACATCACTGCTGCTCCCGACGAAGCCTCTATCTCTAGGACCGTCACTATCCTCCGATCCAGTCTGGAGGATTTCCGCCACCCCAGGGTGGACTTGGATTCGCCTCCGTCTTCTCCGGCCGTCCCCACCACCCCTACGTCTCCATTTTCAC CCACCACTCCTTCGGCGGATTTCGAGAGGTTGACGAGGAGAAAATCGACGCCGGAGCGATTGGAAAGCGAGGTGCCCAGAACTAGAAGCCCCACTGTTTATGactg GATTGTGATGAGTGGTCTGGATTGTTGA